Proteins encoded in a region of the Vicia villosa cultivar HV-30 ecotype Madison, WI linkage group LG5, Vvil1.0, whole genome shotgun sequence genome:
- the LOC131606290 gene encoding SKP1-like protein 1A isoform X2 has translation MASTSAKKINLKSSDGEIFVIDEAVALESQTIKHMIEDDCADETGIPLPNVTSKILAKVIEYCNKHVDAGKSDGRSVDEDEIKNWDAEFVKVDQKTLFDLILAANYLDIKSLLDLTCKTVADMINENQWAFE, from the exons ATGGCATCAACATCAGCAAAGAAGATCAATCTCAAGAGTAGTGATGGTGAGATTTTTGTAATAGACGAAGCAGTGGCGTTGGAGTCCCAAACCATCAAGCATATGATTGAGGATGATTGTGCTGATGAAACCGGAATCCCTCTTCCAAATGTAACAAGCAAGATTTTGGCCAAGGTGATTGAGTACTGCAATAAGCACGTCGATGCTGGGAAATCTGATGGAAGATCTGTTGACGAGGACGAAATCAAGAACTGGGATGCTGAATTTGTCAAGGTTGATCAGAAGACACTCTTTGATCTCATCTTGGCTGCAAACTACTTGGACATCAAGAGTCTGTTGGATCTTACATGTAAAACTGTGGCGGACATGATAAA CGAAAATCAATGGGCTTTTGAATga
- the LOC131606290 gene encoding SKP1-like protein 1A isoform X1, which produces MASTSAKKINLKSSDGEIFVIDEAVALESQTIKHMIEDDCADETGIPLPNVTSKILAKVIEYCNKHVDAGKSDGRSVDEDEIKNWDAEFVKVDQKTLFDLILAANYLDIKSLLDLTCKTVADMIKGKTPEEIRKTFNIKNDFTKGEEEEIRRENQWAFE; this is translated from the coding sequence ATGGCATCAACATCAGCAAAGAAGATCAATCTCAAGAGTAGTGATGGTGAGATTTTTGTAATAGACGAAGCAGTGGCGTTGGAGTCCCAAACCATCAAGCATATGATTGAGGATGATTGTGCTGATGAAACCGGAATCCCTCTTCCAAATGTAACAAGCAAGATTTTGGCCAAGGTGATTGAGTACTGCAATAAGCACGTCGATGCTGGGAAATCTGATGGAAGATCTGTTGACGAGGACGAAATCAAGAACTGGGATGCTGAATTTGTCAAGGTTGATCAGAAGACACTCTTTGATCTCATCTTGGCTGCAAACTACTTGGACATCAAGAGTCTGTTGGATCTTACATGTAAAACTGTGGCGGACATGATAAAGGGTAAGACACCGGAGGAGATTCGCAAGACTTTCAACATTAAGAATGACTTCACTAAGGGGGAAGAGGAGGAAATTCGTCGCGAAAATCAATGGGCTTTTGAATga